The Streptomyces cyanogenus DNA segment GAACAGGACACTTGGAGGCAGCGCGTGCTGGATTCACCACCTGGGGACGGGCAACGGCTCGTCCTGCCCGCCGGTTTCGACGAGATCGTCCGGGTGATCGACCGGTACGTCGCCGACCGGCGGGCAGGCCTGCCGCGTCTGAAACGGTCCCGCGCATCCCGCATGCCGGCCCTGTTGCTGGCCCGCGAGCCGGACGGCGACACGGCCGCGGGCGCCGCCGAGCCGGATCCGGGGCTCACCGCACTGGTGCTGGAGTACGGGCAGCGCCTGGTGTCCTCCGCGGGGAACGGGACGACACGGCATCTGGTCAGCCTCGCGCCGCACGCGGTGGTCGACGACGTGCGGCCGCCGCGGGGCGGCGCGCGAGAGGACGTCGCCGCCGGACCGCACGTGCTGCTGCTGGCCGATGTGGCGCGACAGCTGAGCGCCTCCATGCCGGAGAGGGCCGGGGCCCTGCGGCTGCCCGAGTTCAACACGTGCCTGGCGGTGCTGCGCGCCGACATTCCGCCCGGGGACGCGGACGAGGAGCGGCGGGCCCTGCGGCACCTGCTCCGGGAGAGGGCGGCCGGCCGGTTCGAACCGACCGACCGCAGCGGGCAGCTCAACCAGGCCGTGGACGGAAAGTGGGGCACGGTCCTGCAGTTGCTGGCCGTCCTGCCCGGCTGGCTGCGGAGCCTGGCGTACGGCATGCGCCTCGACCGACGGCATCCGTGGATGGGCCGCATGCTGGGCCAGACCGGCCGGAGCTTCCTCGACGCGGCGGCGGAGCTCCGTGCGGCCCACCAGCACACCCTGGCCCAGGACGCGGCGCGGACCCCGCACCCGGAGGCGGCCTCCCTGGCCGCCCGCGACGAGGCGGTGGTCCGCCAGGTCCTCCTGACCGCGCTGATCCGTGACCTGGCCAGGGCAGCCAGGCCCCGGGTGTGGAGCCGCCTGCGCCCACGACGCGGATGGGCCTTCGTACTGCTCCTGCCCACCGTGGGCGGCGAGGGATCGGCCTGCCGCAAGTTCCTCGACACGTACGCCGCCGTCGTGCGCGACACCGGGTCCAGTCCGCTGCTGGTGCTGGGTGCCGCCACCGACCAGCTCCCCTCCTACGCCGCCGCTCCGCCGCGCCGGAGCGTGCCGGCCCAGGGCGGCGACCCCGACGCCCACCGGGCCGGCCGGGCGGCGGCCGCACTGTTCGCGGCGGCGGTCGCCGGCCGGGCCGCCGACGCCGTGCACGTGCTGCCCCTGCCGCGGACCCCGGACGACGGCACCGCGGCGGAACGGCTGGCCCGGCACCGCGCCGTACGCTCCCGTCCCGCTCGCCGCCTCGACTGGGTGCGTCCGGTGGCCGCCGTCACCGCCGCGGCGGTGCTGTGCGCCGGCGGGTTCGCCCTGTACCGGGAGCTGATGGCGGTCTTCTTCCCCGAACCCTCCGCCCTCACCGCATCCTGCCGGCAGGTGCCGTCCGGGGAGATCGTCGGCCTCACCGACGGCATCGACGGCTGCGATCTCGCCCATGGTCTGTACGCGCCGGACTTCAGGGACCTGGTGCGGACCCTCGGCCGCCAGAACGCGCGGGTGGACCTGGACCGGCCGTACCGCACCGTCGTCTTCTTCGCACCCCTGAGCGTCGGCTCGGAGTCGAAGCGCACCGTGCCCACCGGCTTCCAGATGCTGCGCGGCGCACTGCTCGCCCAGCGACAGGTCAACGACCGTCACATGAAGTCCCAGGTGCCCGTCCGGCTGCTCGTCGCCAACGCGGGCGAGTACTTCCTCTACGGCTCACACGGCGGCCTCAACAAGACCAACCGAAGCGATGTGGACGTCGCCCAGATGATCAACGAGCGGGCGGACGAGGACCACATCGCGGCCGTCATCGGCCTCGCCCAGAGCCGTCCGGAGTCCCAGCAGGCCGCGATCGAACTGGGCACCCGGGGCATCGCCGTCCTCGGGACCGGTGTCTCCGGCCAGCGCATGGTCGAGGGCGACGCGCCCGTGTCGTACTTCCAGCTCTCCCCGCCCGACGCGCGCACCGCCGCGGTCATGGCCGCCTTCGCCCGCCACTCGCCCCGGCTGCGGGCCTTCGCGGAGCCGTCCCCCGGCCACTCGGGTCCGGCCGCCGTCGTCGTCTTCGACCCCCGCGACGAGTACTTCAGCGCCGACCTCGCCCACCGCTTCGACGCCGACTACCGGTCGACCGGTCCCGTGCACCTCGTGCCGTACGGCGAGATGGAGGACGGCCGCCGCACGCGCGCCGTCGCCGACACCGTCTGCAAGCTGGTCCACCGCACCAACGGCTTCGTCCTCTACGCGGGCCGCTCCAGCGTCATGGAGGACCTGTTCCCCTACATGCAGCACGACCGGGAGTGCCGCGCCCGCCGGGGCCGCGTCGCGGTGCTGGCGCAGAGCCCCGCCCCGGACCTGGTCCTGCATCCGAAGACGATGGCGCAGCAGTACGGCGCGCTGGCGCTCTTCTACCACCAGTCGAGCCTGCCGGACCCCGACGGGCCGTTCACCAAGTCCTTCCGTGCGGCGTTCGGGCTGTCCGCCGAGAACGACGCCGGGGCCGGTTACGACGCCGTCAACATCCTCGCCGTGGCCATGGACGCCATCTTCACCACGGACCGCTCCTTCTCGCCCAGCGCGCTCGTCACCTACCTGCAGGATCCCGGCGTCCGCGAGTACGTCGGGGAATCCGGGGTCATCACACTCGACGGCGGCCACAACTACCCCCCGAACAAGGAGATCCACATCCGCGAGATCACCGCCGAGGGCACCCGGGTCACGGATCTGACCTGCGGCATGCTCGCCGACGGCGCGCGATCCGTCACCCGGTGGGGTCCCGGCGGACGCTTCGACTGCCCGGTGGACGACGCCTCCTGACGACACCTCCGCCCTCGCCCGTACCCTCCTCGGCCGCACGCCGGCCGAGGAGGACGACACGACCGCCGCGGGGCTCGTCACCTGCCGCTGCGGCGCAGGATCCCGCCGGCCTGCCGGTCACCGCCGCGCCCGGCACACCCGCACCCGCAGTGAGCGGGCACCAGGCCCGCACGCGACCCGACTCCGGTCTCACCTTTCGCGCGGTTCGCTCATCGCGCTCCTGCCGATGCCGACGTGGAGCGGGGTCCCCGGCCGCCGTGCGACCGCCGGCGGGTCACCGGGCGCAGCCGTACGGTGACGTCCAGGCCGGTGCCCGGCGCCGGGTGCAGGGTGATGGCGCCGCCGGAGGCATCGACGAGGTGACGGACGATGGGCAGACCGAGGCCGGTGCCGTCGTGGTGGGAGTCGGAGGCACGCCAGAAGCGGTCGAAGGCGCGGGCGCGGTCGGCCTCGCTCATCCCGGGCCCCTGGTCGACGATGTGCAGTTCGCCGCCCGGAATGCGGTGGAGGGTGATGCTGCTGCCGGGCGGGGAGACACGCAGGGCGTTGGCGAGGAGG contains these protein-coding regions:
- a CDS encoding ABC transporter substrate-binding protein, producing MLDSPPGDGQRLVLPAGFDEIVRVIDRYVADRRAGLPRLKRSRASRMPALLLAREPDGDTAAGAAEPDPGLTALVLEYGQRLVSSAGNGTTRHLVSLAPHAVVDDVRPPRGGAREDVAAGPHVLLLADVARQLSASMPERAGALRLPEFNTCLAVLRADIPPGDADEERRALRHLLRERAAGRFEPTDRSGQLNQAVDGKWGTVLQLLAVLPGWLRSLAYGMRLDRRHPWMGRMLGQTGRSFLDAAAELRAAHQHTLAQDAARTPHPEAASLAARDEAVVRQVLLTALIRDLARAARPRVWSRLRPRRGWAFVLLLPTVGGEGSACRKFLDTYAAVVRDTGSSPLLVLGAATDQLPSYAAAPPRRSVPAQGGDPDAHRAGRAAAALFAAAVAGRAADAVHVLPLPRTPDDGTAAERLARHRAVRSRPARRLDWVRPVAAVTAAAVLCAGGFALYRELMAVFFPEPSALTASCRQVPSGEIVGLTDGIDGCDLAHGLYAPDFRDLVRTLGRQNARVDLDRPYRTVVFFAPLSVGSESKRTVPTGFQMLRGALLAQRQVNDRHMKSQVPVRLLVANAGEYFLYGSHGGLNKTNRSDVDVAQMINERADEDHIAAVIGLAQSRPESQQAAIELGTRGIAVLGTGVSGQRMVEGDAPVSYFQLSPPDARTAAVMAAFARHSPRLRAFAEPSPGHSGPAAVVVFDPRDEYFSADLAHRFDADYRSTGPVHLVPYGEMEDGRRTRAVADTVCKLVHRTNGFVLYAGRSSVMEDLFPYMQHDRECRARRGRVAVLAQSPAPDLVLHPKTMAQQYGALALFYHQSSLPDPDGPFTKSFRAAFGLSAENDAGAGYDAVNILAVAMDAIFTTDRSFSPSALVTYLQDPGVREYVGESGVITLDGGHNYPPNKEIHIREITAEGTRVTDLTCGMLADGARSVTRWGPGGRFDCPVDDAS